In one Dermacentor albipictus isolate Rhodes 1998 colony unplaced genomic scaffold, USDA_Dalb.pri_finalv2 scaffold_11, whole genome shotgun sequence genomic region, the following are encoded:
- the LOC135914939 gene encoding micronuclear linker histone polyprotein-like codes for MWTALDETEGCCSHETPRAPLFRRLALPAGFGGSLQALHGGRRQWEGDAVAAQTRTLDDGSTPRTATMASEKERKPAERAASPPKTRRATQRPAAADNDRAIRAQEAPSSKRARGNASKDAAASTRRPRLAKPIICEKSTTTTTSRRTRKPAAAPPRESNPSVPSTSKGMASKAPKETRKKRSTNASSSPAASGTSRTVKRGYRSVIRSSGSCVEQAQGGRGGARHASRTSLGAMNGKVSSLGRSSSASESSRGRKTRQSSKCLLQTKRNSYAMTADITRSGTKRRRQSNGLSPASRLGKQHRSHRPSASSSRGRPDKARKAVSSSSATSGRGKRKKAGQATK; via the coding sequence ATGTGGACGGCGCTTGATGAGACAGAGGGGTGCTGCAGCCACGAGACTCCGCGGGCGCCATTGTTCCGGCGCCTCGCATTACCGGCCGGCTTCGGAGGCTCCCTTCAAGCTCTGCACGGGGGAAGACGGCAGTGGGAGGGCGACGCGGTAGCTGCGCAGACGAGAACTCTAGACGACGGGAGCACACCGAGGACAGCCACCATGGCGAGCGAGAAGGAACGGAAGCCCGCCGAGAGGGCGGCGTCCCCGCCGAAGACCAGGAGGGCAACGCAGCGGCCAGCTGCTGCCGACAACGACCGCGCCATACGTGCGCAAGAGGCTCCCAGTTCAAAGCGGGCGCGTGGAAACGCCTCCAAGGACGCCGCTGCATCGACAAGGAGACCGAGGCTGGCGAAGCCGATTATTTGCGAGaaatccaccaccaccaccacttcgCGGAGGACCAGAAAGCCCGCAGCTGCACCGCCCCGTGAAAGCAACCCGAGTGTGCCGTCAACAAGTAAGGGAATGGCGAGCAAGGCTCCAAAGGAAACCCGCAAGAAAAGATCGACTAACGCGTCCTCGAGCCCCGCTGCATCCGGCACCTCGAGGACCGtcaagcgtgggtaccgttcgGTGATACGTTCCTCTGGTAGCTGCGTTGAACAGGCACAGGGAGGCCGCGGCGGAGCGCGGCACGCATCCCGCACCAGCCTTGGCGCTATGAATGGCAAGGTGAGCAGTCTCGGACGGTCCAGCAGCGCGTCGGAGAGCAGCCGCGGTAGAAAAACACGCCAGAGCAGTAAATGCCTGCTGCAGACTAAGAGAAACTCGTATGCGATGACCGCAGACATCACGCGTAGCGGCACGAAGCGACGGCGCCAGTCTAACGGCCTTTCGCCCGCGAGCAGACTCGGAAAGCAGCACCGTTCCCACCGCCCGTCGGCCAGTAGCAGCAGAGGAAGGCCCGACAAGGCGAGAAAGGCCGTAAGCAGCTCGTCGGCGACTTCTGGACGCGGCAAACGGAAGAAGGCTGGTCAGGCAACCAAGTAA